In Metopolophium dirhodum isolate CAU chromosome 5, ASM1992520v1, whole genome shotgun sequence, the sequence cgctagtttattaactatggctCTCAAGATccataacacatttttttttttttttaatatgcatttaaagttaaaactttaaaacaattctttaaaattgcgaacatttaaaaaatgttgccCGTCTACccaagaaaatttaaaataaaagtttaccaGTAAGTCACATTCATTTCgtataagcgtttgaaattcaatttttacgaTGGATATTCaactgttaattaataatttctccCCAAAAGATTTTTGATATATTGTCGcatttcaaaaattaactataaaaagatGCTTCAAATGTTCaccaaatgattataattatctgtaagtacctacatggttacatgataaaatattcaaaatattttaactctttttagcAGATATATggacatttgaaattttgaaaaaaaaaaatgttcttattctTGATCAAACAATTTTCGACGGGGTAAAAGCTTGAACAATTATTACAAGATTCcccataagttgttataataatagcaattttgaaataatacgaAGATACATTAtagacgattatttttttttgtaagcattttaaGTACAAATGTTCACAAAATTAGTCAATATCACAAACATTTGCAAATCTTTTTTTCGTTAAGGGGGTTGGAGCATAGCAtattttaaggagtaatatttaggcagtttatattacatgtatatttGAACGGTGTCATTGTGTGAGTAGTGAATGAACTTTAGTGTGTCCTTTCTTAGGCTAATGACAATGTTAACATGTCGTCTACGATTCTAAGAACAGTCTCACGCAAGCACACGCATGCACAGGTCaccaaattgaatttttacatttttccgtTTTTAAAATCGGTTTAAAATAGCTATAAGAGAAAGATTTATTTAGTCACTACCCATAAcccaatttaaattttgaaaatatgtctgTTTTATACGATAACTTTTTGACTATGTtatgtaagaaaaataattgatgttttaaaactgaatgtaggtgtataaaatataaaaatactttcataattttttcgaaagttaacatattttttaaggcttattgaataaaaaaataaaaaatctgtttCCTACATAACCTAGAAAAGAGGATGATGAGTTCatacgtatttttaaaataataatcggaCATCGATGCGCGAAAAGTGATTGCTCTCTCGTGGAACGGAGTATAGTCTTCCGCTTATTAgtctaaaactacaaaaaatacGGTGCTCCAACcactttaaaaatgttcaatttttatagctaaggattggaaTTTTAAAACGGGATTTCTCATAAGTGGGTAATactgtaatcaaaaaatctaaataataatatgtaagcacaatatcataataaacaaataaaacacaaataataatagattttgaaacaataagaactttttccgtataagataataatgatattgcaCGGCCAAAGTTCTTTTTTAATTGTGgtgaaaattttgtttcttagttatgTCTGTAGCCTTCTCTGTTCTTTCCCgctccaaaatatttttgttatgccGTACGAGTGTAAGACGAAGATAACATATGCGGGTGCGACACCCTCTTAAGTTGTTTAAACTAGTGAGagctttataaaaaaatgaatttgaatatataggtaggtacaaggtACTTAAGATTTAGCATGTTTGATATTTGTCACCCAATAATTATGAATGTAACACGGTGCTTGGTgtatgcaattataataatacatacaattggCAATAGAGGGTAATCTCATATGAAAAACAGTAATTTGTGTCTCCACAGGACACCCCTTAAGCAGTacaaagaatttgaaaatatatttaaaaattcaaaaaaccgGTAGGTATTTGAATAACACTTAGCATTATTGAAGATAAaaagggggtgagcatgcttggtgaatcaccttgATTAAAAGGAGATTTTCTTAGCGTACCACCTATGAGCTTTTTACGTACCACAGGTTGAGAAATGTTGCTATACCCTATAAGTACAacaataactaaattaaaatgataaatatacttatatacaaggTATAAATAATGCgtgtatatttatacttataatattgtaagacctttaataagtaaaatatcatAGTCTGTGATAATACATCTAAAGTATCCAGAATCTTAAGAATTTCAACCATGACAACAAATCaactattaataacaataaatatatgaatattataaaaaattagaaaatgatGCAACACCAATAtctgattatatattttgactATGTGTAAGAATATGTAAgtaagtgtaaaatataatatagaatacaatttaaattatctgtGATACTagcttgtattatataaatcaatatgtatatattatattagttgaaaataaaaatatatgatcaatattatggttaaaaccgatttagtttttgatttctgttcaattattaaaatccaCATGCTTTAAGGTATGCAACATACTTATTAACATACACACAAAGCatacattgtgttcaaaaaattgtattctgtgtttttaatatatatattataaatctttatttaataaatccaCGGTATCCATGAAAaccatgatttattattatcttttattttatttatttcctgttctttttcttcttcatcCTTGGTTtcttcctaaaaaaaaattaaatttcaaaaataattgatttataaccTATAGGCTTTGTTTTACTTTTCAATTACAAAGTTATTCATActagtaaaaatattgattttaaatatcaattgcaataaaatagaaataaaatttgataaaataattttacctttaatATTCTTTGATCTTCTCGGAATGCCTTTATAGgatcatcatattttttatatctgttTAAAATGTCCCTTGCatctttttcttctttttcaaaTACcactataattatgtattaataattattgtgtaattataaaaacatttataagtcacaatcataaaaaaaaaaaaaaatgttttatttggaaGTTGTAAAAAAACCTTATGGTATAATCAAACCTTTTAAGAAGTCTGCAAGGTCAATAAGCGAGTTGTCATTTTCATCACCATTCCATCTAGGTATAATTAGAGTGTTATAAGGATGAAGTTGTGTCCAAATTGGATTCCAATCTATTACAATTACTTTTGATAAATCACGATTAattctttcaatattttttactaattgacCATTTTGAAATTCAGTACATTGACGTGACAAGCGATACTGAATCCAACCTTTAGGATCAATTTCATCTAATATCGGAGAAGCAAtctttaataacaaaacaatatacatattaaatacattttaataagtccaaataatatatattaatacaaaaactaaCATACATAACCATTTTCAGCTGTGTAAACAACAACTTCAAAAATCTTTCCAACTCTTTccaaaaaataatcaacatttgGCCTCTTTTTAAACCTCCAACCTGTACTgtactaaatacaatttaatttataattaaaaaacattcaaCTTATTAGAGTATTATTATCTTACGCTCCATTCTGGATGTACAAGAAGATCAGTAATCTCTAACACAAGTGTATATTGaggtttatcataataatctGGTAATGAATCAGGTAATAATTTTTTGGTTGCAGGAATTGTAAACatctaagtaatataatatacatttaaataaaaacaaaattataatcaaggaatttaataaatttataatcataactagtaatattatataatcaatgctataatttgtaataaaatccAGCCTTACTTCCTATTGGTAAAATCGTATTTGAGCGACCGTACTTTCACCGTACGCTAGAACTCGAGCCACTCAAACTACTTCAACATCTTAGCCGGAGTTCCCCAAGGCAGCGAAATTGCTCCCTTTCTCTACAATATCTTTACGCACGACATTCCTAAAACTTCCTTTACTGAACTCGGTTCCTACGGGGATGACACAGCAATTGTGGCTTCTAATAAAAACCCAATCATTGTTTCTAATATGTTACAAAGACACCTCAACATAATTGACCTCTGGACAAAAAgatggaaaattataattaacaaatccAAGTCCTCCTTCATTACATTCACCCTAAGAAAAGGATCTTGCCCCTTAGTCACGATGAACAACATCCCAATCCCCTCCTAATCAGAAGTTAAATATCTTGGTCTCATCCTCAACAATAAACTAACCTGGAATCATCACCCTAAAGCCAAACGAAAAGACCTTAATACCCGTTTCCACATCCGTAGACCCCTACTGAaatctaaaatgaatataaataccAAACTACTAATTTACAAGTCCTTACTCAGGCCACTAGGGACCTACGGCGTTAAATTATGGGGTGCTGCTAAACCTTCTAACACCCATCCAAGCCATTCAGTGAATATGCCTTCGCCTAGTTACATCTGCACCCTGGTACTTAACCAATAACAATCTCCACAAAGATCTTAAAGTCCAAAATCTTAACCAAATATCCAAATTATATTAGACCAGATTTTACAATAAACTTCAACAACACACAAATCCACTTATCTCTAAATTATCAAGGACCACACTCCCCGATAACCTGTGCTGCAGACTTAAAAGACGGTGTAGAGATCTGCTTCTTTAGTAGGCGAGCAGAATAAGTGCTGGATGTTGTTACCAGGTAACacctttcaaattttaaaaatgttcattctgGGTATCCTCCCTAATCTTAAGATACATGTCAACCTATTTTTACTGTCAATTATCAAACTTACTTAttgtacataacattttttatagattgtagatatatttcaatgtaataataaaaattaaaattaaattaaatccaaaaatataacataccttATGATAAAATTCTATTCTAAAACATATCCGTTCATAGATTTTAATAATGAGtggaatatttttgttttctttttgaaCTAATTCATCATCTTCAAACACTACGATTTTagcaaaaataagtaatttattttttaagttataatgtttatgaaataagtattaagtattaaaaatttccctgaataatttagatttgtttttaataaaaactaataaattgtgCATCTATAAGATTCATTAAAAATTGATGATAGAATACTAGAATTAAAATTGTGCTGTCGGATTCGGTTTTTAAATACCATGAGTGTTAACTAATGATTTCTACCAATTATATTCTTATGTCACAGTAATTATTTCAcatgaaatttggaaaaaaaacgcTTGGCaaggatcggcatgtaaactttcttgatctttaatttttagaaatttattaactgatcaCACCCAAGCgctataacaatttgaatccagaaaaatgtcaaAGTGAACAGctccacaaaaaatcattttcattttcatttagtgagatagatctccgaaaccggagATCAGATTTCATTGTTtagggtcttgttagattcacattggttaggaaaAGTGAaatgcagtgaagattttcagaactttatctttaatagtaaATTCACTACAGagtacagaacattaaaaaaaattaaaacaaattttattgggcgttttttgatgttttcagttttacagctttgtagtgaattaatgataggagataaagttctgaaaatcttcactgcactacTCTTAGCCAATGTgcatctaacaagaccccaaacaacaaaattcgttctccagtttcggaaatctacctcgctaaatgaaaatctagcgaaaagtaactctttttttatctgtgaaatattaaataattttaaaaaaaaatttttttttttaattccatatttagTATCTACTCGATAATCCTTTTTTTATGAGTTaacaaccaactttctagctatcatagtttaggagaaaagttgaaaaatagaaattttgggactgttcacgccgacgttttaATGGATTCAAgttgttataccgcttgggtgtgatatcaaatctctttcattaatattttatattaaagctagctaaattacccacctacttatcattactgagttacatttttattattttcctatttaacacaaattctttaagttttcaaaattctgacttttttcatttcaattaccatacttacttgattaaaaatcaagaaagtaaaattaagaTCAAAATCGGTTAAATGGGTTAAAAAACAATGTCGCTCACATAGGTAGATGTTGGCGGGAGCTCAAGTCCCCCAAGAATGTAGAActagaacatattttatgatattaatggACGTATAACATGAATATTAAGATGATGGTTTGCTTAATTACAACagggaaaaatataaatccaaaCACATTAGACTAtacaattttagaattattttatgcaattataactaatttatttgcaaatattaactaaaaattatcattaatattattttatattgtttttattaatataatatattaaattctaaatgTTAAAAACAAGTACAACTGTACATgtggaaaaataataagaaaaaatatacaacctAGTGAATATCCTCCAAATGCTATTAATGATACACCGAAAGCCATTGAAgcaatttttaaagattttattaGGAGGTGTTTTAAACGGCTTTTCTCAGTTCTAACAGAACTATTAGAAACTGATCGTGGCAGAATTACATGTTGATACTTGGACCAAATATCTAAATCACagtttaattcattaattatttattagaattatattataacttaataataactcACGGTGCGAAGACAAAAATGTGTTTTGGTGATACTTTGAATTCaaagtaagtatattaattagtttattattacaagcacaagtattcattttattaagaaattgttacctaatttttattcaacataACTGTAAATTATGACATTATGAAAGTAATTCACCAGTAATAGATTtgtattatcagttatcacagcGAAATTTTAAAATCGTTTTGAATGAACTGGGTACAatccatgaactaagatagttactatcttagttcatggtacAATCATAgataatcatagataatatttataaaccacggacatatcttagtccgtgatataaacttataacttatattatctatgggtacaatgtacaaaacatatttttaatttcataagtgTAATTAATTCAGGCAagaatttcataataaaaaaaaaaattgtttctattaatttaataatgtaatacttttaaacataaatgtagtatttaaagtatttgtaattaataattttaataatattaatattatttgttattggcGTCATGGGCAATCGAAAGCTTATCAATTTTTAGGCCGGCGGGGGGTGGATCTGTAAAATccatagataattattatcaatgggTCTGTCGCCAAAACAAATAACCACAACTAAGAACCAGacagtaaattgtatttacttgCGTAGACGGGCACCCGGGTACCTAGACACAGCGTTTTGTTTACTGTctggttaaatttaaattatcacgGACTGCTAAGATAcacacatagataataaagatatggataggaccttagatcatatactatggatAGAGCTACTGCATTATAAACGCCTACTACGTGTTGAAGACAACATAAAGACCAGTCGCAAGGTGACTGATTTCTATTGCGCATGAGTGTCAGTACTCGTCGCATATTTATCACTAAGTTAGCGGTGATATAAATTGCGCTTGATAACAATTGTACCAATCGTGCGCGTGAATGCGTGATATCAGTGATATCAACTGCGCGTTTCTATCGCTATATTCACTGGCGTGAAGCACTCATGACTTGTCCAAATTATTGTCCAAATATCAATGATATTACGAATTCACTATTCCAGTATTCCACGAATGGctcttaaaatataacaataaaaatgtttgggcTAAAATGCACTTTACCACACCCCTCACGAatctcaaaatttttttttaaagacgtGTTCTATAACGCTGATTTTGAAACTGTTTGATTTTTTTGCGGAAAccattattttggaagttatagcCATCCAAAGTTTGTGGTTTTACGTTTATACGCGCATGCATGCAACACTCCTACAATGCCGCGCAAGGGACTCGAGTTTGGTGACTGGAGTTGACAGGTGAAGTGAGGTCCCTCGAGTTTAAAGACCAGAGCCATTTGTGTTATTTTAACTAACAAGGTTCAGTAAGTTCAGTTTACTTGTTAGGTTCAGGGCCGGATTGGACAAATTCGGCCCACCGAGTTATCCGTACTTTATACCAGCCCACTTGCAactggttaatataatataatactagtatattttaattcgtggttgtgagtaatattgtagtctggggattttttttcctaggGTCGGGGATTTTTTTCCGGGGTTGTTTGTCGGGGGATTTATTTTCCgcggtttttttttcgattaccgctatatactatataatagtacTAGGTGAAGTGTAGAATAGTGACTTGAATTTTGAATGGAAACTTCCACACGCATTCGTTgtcaaataatacatatacttaCTAGAAATACAAGTAGCCCGTATTTCAGGTGGGAAATCAGAATCATCATCAATATAATTGTCTACCAAATAATCACCAAATGTTTGGATTTTAGCCATTTCAGGTTGTACAGAAGCTAAATCTATGGCAAAATTGCAAAACATTAACTTACCATTTAAGGATCTAAAAATGGTaatccaaatatatatgttaaaaacTTGCCTATATCACTATATTTGTctttataatttgtacttagcccatgtttttattattatgtaattataattccgttagtaaaacaaaatcattttaaatttgaatttcaatcgTACCTACCTAACGTCACATTGCCTATCGCCTAAGCCTACGGGATAACCTAGCTAATCAGATGATTTTTCCTGCCAAAATTCGAGCATTTAAACCGTTTCTACTCAGCGTCGAAGActgaattaaacattatttaaccgTTTTAATTCGTATGAATATTGTGTGTAATAAAACCTTAAATCGCTTATTTGTACGTATTCGGTGaattaccatttttagtatcaataatattatatacctacataatgtacTCAATTATATATCCAtacactttataaatattatttattaaaaaaaaattagtgatctgactgttattatattgcatataattaacaaaattgatcaCAGAGATGACAATATTACGCTATGAAGAAAATACATTAgaagttttgttaaaaaataaaataaaattgttattatatattattatatactagtatagtttatttcttttatatatattattatactcatatagttttacataatatgtatataggcatatagctatataattaaGCTATATGctgtatataatgtaaataaatatattaatatagcatattatatacaattaaacgttaattattaaatgtagactgtagagtatattaatcattataaaatccagtataatatcatagtatttaGCATTATAATGGTCAGTTTAATATAAgattgtcttttatttattattattattattattattattatgtatgtatttttgaataaattaattgaaatcatACTACAGAATTGTGTTTATGTTAGGCAATATacgttagtacctatatttattaatgtagattataatatgctaaaaaaaatagcCGTTTATAccaatcatttaatttaattattttaatggttattGGTTACACAATTTGTGTGGTTAATTCAATATTGAATGATCAATATGATAGGGTACTCATAGTAGTTAACTTACCTGTCAAcagtaacatatatatatatatatatatatatacagtatgtGTAGCAGTACAGGCAGACTGATGTCTGATACTAACGTTGTCGATGAacagttatgtacctatatagtatactatatattacattacataaatatctaaaaaatggtATCGCTCCTGGTACTTGGTGCTTTGAATGCAGGgtttcgaaataggtcacgcaaattcacgccaaatgcacgctaaatattgagACATAAAAAAGTCCTTAAACTTCAAAATTCGGATGAGGAGGTGCTGTTGCCCCCCCTCACTTTGTTTACATGTTTAAACCTGACCTAGTGCCACGTAAATTTCAAAACCAGTCACGCCAATTCACGctaattgcacgctaaatatttaaccaaaaaaaagtttgaaattcgatatgggtggggggggggggggctggagaAACGTACgtgatatttatttagtttgatAACCACTGTTTAGGTAGTTCCtacatagtacctactacctactgtGTACGGGCCGCAATCAGGataatcaaaaaagtaaaaaggttACTTTTGGCCGCAATCTGGTATCACCCTTCATTTCACCACGATAAGTGTAATAAGTACCTTTTTTTGCGGATAATTGTGAACTCGGCCTGtgtttttttcaggtaaaaattatttaggtgtAAACTCGGATGGGGGTTTTTATAGGTAAAAATGATTGACGTGTAAACTCGActcgaataaaaatgtatgtataatatttttgagaaccatttgGCATTTAGCATTACCCAGAGGACACCATCATGATGAGGCGATTATCATTATCCTCCAAaagttattttcatatttttatttatagtatgaagtttgttatataaatgtatagttcactaaaattgagtaaaaatgtaaaaaatatgtttcagtacctattaaaaaattcGTTAACAACAAATTGTTCCGAtaagatatagaatatagatacgttatttattatttgcagattaaattatatcgtgcttattatattttatgtgacaaaataattatcgaGCTGAGTTTACAAAcgaccttttttattattttaaatttctaggccgagtttacaatcgacctattttattacctaaaatTTCCGGGCCGAGTTTACAGCAAAAAAAGGTAACTGCGGGCCCAGTTTATATTTGCCTTTTTTTGCATATACCATacgcagtgttcggattagatgagcagttttttatctagataaagataaagataatgcaactctaatGTATCTATAGATAgcgataaaagataacttaactcatatttatctagataaaaaagagatacaatttttttttaaatgggttttaa encodes:
- the LOC132945279 gene encoding mitochondrial import inner membrane translocase subunit TIM50-C-like; protein product: MNTCACNNKLINILTLNSKYHQNTFLSSHHIWSKYQHVILPRSVSNSSVRTEKSRLKHLLIKSLKIASMAFGVSLIAFGGYSLVFEDDELVQKENKNIPLIIKIYERICFRIEFYHKMFTIPATKKLLPDSLPDYYDKPQYTLVLEITDLLVHPEWSYSTGWRFKKRPNVDYFLERVGKIFEVVVYTAENGYIASPILDEIDPKGWIQYRLSRQCTEFQNGQLVKNIERINRDLSKVIVIDWNPIWTQLHPYNTLIIPRWNGDENDNSLIDLADFLKVVFEKEEKDARDILNRYKKYDDPIKAFREDQRILKEETKDEEEKEQEINKIKDNNKSWFSWIPWIY